The region GCATCGAGCCCGCTCGAGCGCGCGCAGGAGACGGCGGAGCGGATCGCGCGGCCGCACGGACTCGCGGTGGCGACGGAGACCGCGTTGCTCGAGCGGGGGTACCCCGCGTGGCAGGGCCTGTCGGCAGCCGAGATCCGCGAGCGGTTTCGCGACGACGTCGACGCCGTGGCGCGCGGCGGACGCGTCCGCGGGGTCGAATCGGTCGAAGAGATGGCGGAACGCATGTGGGCCGTCGTGGAGCGGCTCGCGGCGCTCCACGCGGACGAGGCCATCGTGATCGTGTCCCACGCCGACCCGATCCGGGCCGTGATCGCGCGCATCGTCGGGGTGCC is a window of bacterium DNA encoding:
- a CDS encoding histidine phosphatase family protein encodes the protein MPTVVYLVRHGVTDWNVAHRLAGRLPGISLNSDGRGEAAAVASRLAALPIGRVASSPLERAQETAERIARPHGLAVATETALLERGYPAWQGLSAAEIRERFRDDVDAVARGGRVRGVESVEEMAERMWAVVERLAALHADEAIVIVSHADPIRAVIARIVGVPPARLRAITIDTGSLSRIRRRDAAAVVDYTNSRIHLDALGTPGQSSSSPA